From the Vicia villosa cultivar HV-30 ecotype Madison, WI unplaced genomic scaffold, Vvil1.0 ctg.000334F_1_1_1, whole genome shotgun sequence genome, the window CAGTGCCTTCATCTTCAAGATATGGATCAACATCTAATTCAGTAATACCAAGATAATATGGAGGAAAAGCTAAATAAATATaagaaactgaaaataaaaatacaataaacaCACAGGtaataacaaaaaagaaaataccTTGTCTAAGCAGCTCCACAGCAGCATTAATATTAGGATGATGAGCtgcaatattaattaatatagtttCATGTCAACCAGAGAAAACATCAATGAAAAAGTCACATAACACAATGGCAGAAAAGTACATAGTGATTGAAACCAATTAAATAAGATAAGTTCCAACAGAATTTGTTACGAACCGAAAAATTCAATTGAAAAGAATGAATTGTTTTGTTGAAAGGTTTgagaaaatataaaagagaatagaagagaaaCCTCTCTTTCAAGGGTTTCCCCTTCCCAATAGAGTCACTACTCTATTCACAAATGATTACAAATTACAATTTAGAATACTCAATGATCATCTCTATATGTGTATTCTCCTATTTATAAATATACCTAAAACAAccttaactaactaactaactatctACTCTAACAACTTTTAACTATTTAACCACTCTGGTAAGCCATTATTATATATCCTTACAGAATTCCACTCACGATATTGATAGTGATCAAATATGTATTATTTTCTTAACCCCgtgcttattttgttttataatgaAACAAACATGTAAAACCAATTTGAATTATCTTCTAGATTAAGAAGTTTCTCAACTAAAATAAGTATTTAGTTCTATGTTTACTAAAGGAATAAAAGAAAGTAGCATATTGGTTATTAGTTGAGATATTATATTGTAGCTTAAGAAATTTCTTAACTAAAATAAGTCTTAGTATATCATCACAGTAATTTAACACTATATTATACTCCCTCTGGTCCATTGAAAAGATAATGTATCTGATCCATATATTGTCtaaatacattagttattcaatgtatctaaattTTTTTCTAGAGGGAGTAATTTATAATCAATGTTCTAATCTAATATATCTATCAAATAGACTAAAATTCAGGACCTTTGCATTGTGGAATGTCAACTACGTTATGAGTACCCTCCTCATAGAGTCCAATGAGAGGGCTGGTTGAAGAACCACGCACCGCCAATTTCGCTCGACACCTCCAACCCCACTGCAAAAAGAATCCCaaataatcaaaatcaaataaagatTAGTTTTAGTATGTTTAGTTTTGAGGTACAAAAATGAAATTGAATTAGTGAATTTAGAAGAAGAATGAATGAAGATACCAAATTGCAAGTATCGAATGTGAAGTCCGTGACACCATATTTCCGAAAGAAATTGGTAGCGTCGTCCAAAATTACAGGACGGTGTAAGTTAAGCTCGTGCGTACATCCCGAACACCTGAATCAAttatcaaaaatttcaaaaaaaaatgtaaaaattcATGAGCGAAAAGAGGACGATAATTTGTTTGGAGTGGAGAGGGTGAAGCGTACGATTGGAAATGGGGGCAATGAAGTGCGCATTTTAGTGGCGGGGGCTGTGGAGTTGAAGAGATAGGGGTTGCAGTTGAGATTTGAGGAGGGGGAGGAGGTGGAGCGGTGGTGGCGTGACAGGTGAAGCGATGGAAAGACGGCGGTGGTGAGATGAGTCGGAGAGACATTTTCCGGTTTGGAGTTTGGAGGCGGGAATGGATAACAGAGTGTGCTAACAAAAAGTTCGAAAAGatatttatccaaaaatactttttaaaattaaaatgtcttCTATACTGTACATCCATTTATGAAAAATTCCTTTAAGAGTTGAcacttatataaaatttaaagGTAGTGCATATTCCTTTTTCtcaaatttaaaattgttttacacacaatcaatcataaaattttaattaattaaaaaataaatcaataattttttctctcttttataaTCTCAATTATcccataaatttaattaaaaataaaattaaaataaattaaaaaattttctctatttttattgtttattccTAAAAATATGGATCTATGGTGTTTCTATGCAAGAATTTCTCTCCATTTATTGTCGAACCAATATTTGTGAAAGTGTGATTAATTTATTTGTATGACACCAATTTTCAGTTGGATAATATTAATATAGTTATAACTCATaataatttatcaaaatttaattcatgtgtttggaatatcaaacataatataatttattttataatttataaatattcacgtagtttcaattatatattattaatatgtaTAATATCTTTTAAGCGTTGATTCATAATTATAATAAAtcttacaattatttttataactttaattttataaaacggcaacaaaagaaatagttaaaaaaaagataaaaaatttattaaatctttttaagatattaactcattttttcaaacctaaaatatATGAGAACTCATTTCAAATACTTAAAAGTTTctctatattattataatataaaaacagAATTTTATAAATCTCTTGATTAATTAAGTTTTtgttaagaaaattaaaaatgatgttaaaatatgattaattaatataattgagttaatgttaaattgaattaattatttattcaatcattttaacatataattattcaatcatcttttaaaaatgttttacTAGAAACTTACCTACACAACCGCTAGTTTGAAGACTTATGATTATATCCAACTTAACAAAATCAGATTATGTCTAGTGTCAAACAAACAAAAAGATTCTCCTTCCCCTTAAATCATAAACCAGAACGCATGCACCAACCTACCTCACCCACAGATTGTTTTTGTTGATCATAGATATACAACAGTCTAGGGAAACTAATTTGCATCAAGATGGGCCGAATCCATGGGTCAACCCATAGATAAGTGTGAAGACCATATCTCACTTTCCTACTAATACTATCCACAAATTAATCAAAAGTATAGTCGGTTTTGGATTCAAGAAGATGCTCATTTTCTCGAACAGGACGCAGAACGAAAACAGTGAGACATGCCACACTCAATAATTAAAACAAGCAGACCAAATAAGGCATAAAGGTGTTTTTTTTATGAAAGCTAAACGATGAATAATCAGAAGCAACATGCATTGCTTCATTAAAGAACCTTGGTTTTTGAACTTGAGCCTCCTACTCAATTTACACTTATGGGATGTCTACTAAGTATATTTCAGAAACTTCATAAAAACCACTTTAATGCATCATTAGTTCCAACATTATTTAACAGAAAATTACGCGTATCAATGGGATACTTTTCGTATGAAAACACAACATGAACTAACTATGCTTATGTATATATATGTCCAGGAAAGATCAAGGCATTACTAAAAATCAACGGTTTTTACATTTCATATACCGCATGTGCGTTGTATACCAGTAGGATACCTAAGAGCCTATAAGACTGTTCTGTTAGAAGTACACAAAGGAAGAGAGAGTAAGCCCTTGGGTTGTCAAAGCAAGAACTTCATCATGGGTGGTCAATGTCGAAGATATGGATGGTCAAGAGCTTCATAAGCTGAAATCCTGCCATTTGGGCATAGGCAAAGCATTTTCTgtccaacaaaaaaaaaacactggCTATAAATAAACTTTCAGTTGATCAATAAAACAGTTAAGTAATTCGAAGAAACGTAAATAGTAACGTGTACGAGGCAGTTAAGTTACCGAAAGAAGATCAAGACCAGCAGGTTCGAAGCTTGGGAACTCTTCAGCCAGATCCTACAAAATCAATTAGTTTCCATACATTGCTTATTGGATGGCCTGAATTTATGAAatgaaaaaattgataaaaatcagAACATTAATGAATACCTTTGGCTGTATTGGAGGGTTAAATGCTCCAATAAAATTGCATATTGACGACACCCCAGGCCAAGTTTCTTCTGTTGGGGTACCAAACAAACTTTACATAGAAAATATCCAATTAATTAGTTTTGTTTGGTTAATACATGCAGAGAGAGCATAGAAATAGTTATTGTGTTTTGATGAAATTACCAGAATATCTCAGCCAATACCCTATGCATGTCTATATCATTGAAAAGCGGTTGGCGCTTAACGATGTGAGCAAATATGCAGCCCATAGACCAGATATCAGCTGCAGTTGAGTAATTGGTTGAGCCCATCAAAAGTTCAGGTGCTGTATAGCTAGGATGAGCCTTCTGCAAATCGAAAACAAAATTACAACAGCATTACTTTGCATGGTTTGAACCATCCTGGATTCTTTTTAACAATGTAAAAAAGAGAAAGTATATAGTATCATACATGAAAAGAAGTTTTGGGTGCACAAATACCACATAGCTTCACTATAGGAGATTCACCTAGGTTGTTGTATTGAAAGAGAATACTAAAAGGATTGATATCTGTGTGTACAATGTTGTGAGAGTGAAGGTACGCCAGTCCAGAAAGAGCTTGACGTAGAACAGACTGCAAACACAAAATGTAGAAGAAATTTGAGATATAAAACAAAGCACAACTACAGTATAGAAACAATAGTTTAGTTTAGTATAAAGATGAGTTACTCTTTCGAAAGTGTGAATGCTAAGCACGGGATTGGTGATGTATTTTTCAAGATTTAGGTCAACATGATCAAAAACAAGATACACATCTTTCTCAGTAGCCAGAACTTGCAACAAGCTGTAGATATCATATCACACAcatcaaacatatatataaatctATTGATCAAAACTTGATTTGAAGAAAACAAATTATTGACCTGACGATATTGGGATGGTTCAAATCTCTGAGGATAGAGGCGTGATTCAAAATGGTGGATGGAATTCCGTTCTTTTGCTGGTGTTGAGGAATGGTTAGAATCTTGATAGCAACTGTCTCATCTGAAGAACGTCGAATGCACTTGATGACATTGGCGAAACACATATCATTGTCAATTCGTATCCGTTCAAGATCTCTGTGGAAGCGAAGTAGGAATTCTGCTTGATTTATTGATAGCTTCGGtctgcatcatcatcatcatcatcatcacatcaCAGTTAATTcacaagaaatgcaagaatgggGAATGAAAAGTAAAGAGTTGAGAGAAGGGAATGAAAACTCACGTCTTGATGTCACGTTGTTGCAACCTTAGATCCTCAAGTTTATTGATTCCCATTTCAGAGCAAAAGAGAGAGAGACTGTAAGAAAGAGTGAGATTGATTGAGAGAGAATTGGAAAAGTGAGGTAGTTACTGTGTGATTTGCAATTCCGTTTTATAGCTTTTATTTCCCTCCAAGTCGTTATTATCGTTAACTTTTAACTCACTGTGATTCGCGAAATAATAAAACcaatcttaaaatatttattttattttattattattattattattattattattattattattattattctcaaTAAAAAAAGATGTTTGTGAAACTAGTTTTAGTGAGCAATCTTTTGCATAGAATGAGAGACTAAATTTTCTTTTGTTGACCAGAAGACTCCGCTATGTATCCGACCGTATATACTATATAGTCTCTCATATATGGagaattttcatatatatatatatatatatatatatatatatatatatatatatatatatatatatatatatatatatatatatatatatatatattacatttaTGCAACACATCATGATCAAAATCTTGAGAATGACTCTTGGTTTTGTGCTATTTTTGCTTTGAGGAATCACCAAACACCCATGTTTGTTTATTTTGTGGATACATGTTTTTatgttatattaatttttaaccaAAACTAAGAGAAAACTCGTGCGTCCGCATgaataaattcatttttttattagatAATTCAAGAAACCTTgattgttttgatatataatcattattataaaatcaatgacatttaaaaatatatagcATATCACCAACATAAAAAAATCGAATATAACTtataactaaaaatatttttcaaatatgcTACTAACTACAATAATAcagaataataaaatattataaatttgtgttattaatataaaattaaaatcggGATGTTTGTGTCTTGTTTTTAATACATCTTTACATGTATTAACAATAAataccaaaaataaataataaaatattatatattttatctatctcaaattcaatcaaacatcatggaaaaaaaaaattctctacCTATTTGAACCCTGAAAACTTTTTCCAACAATTTACTTGCAGCATTCCAGCGATATGAAAAAGATGGATTTCCTTACACAAATAACTCTTcgacatttttttttttaacagcAAGAGGAaagtatatatataaaaggaaaaCCAAAGTTCTCACAGCCAGCAACAACAGGTTCATACCACAAGCTACGAAAACACACAAAACCTCGCAACCGCTTTACGACAAATAGAAAATGGGGTTCCTACTAaactcgtaaaaattacaattgtgtagCATGACTTTACCCACATAAGCCCACCGCCAAACCATCGCTTTTATCCCCCACACAATGTCGTAAATATTCCAAGAATCTCCTCGGAAAACAATACCATTTCTAACCGTCCACAAAGACCAAATAACCGCCAACCAAACCACATTCTCCTTACCATTCCGAACTTTAACCTTTCTCCCAAAACAAAACCAGTCTAGAAAACTTTCCTTTAAAGACTTAGCCTTATGATTGACAAAACCAATCCAATCCGCTATGTCTCTCCAAACTAACTCCGCTATATGACAAAACATAAACAGATGTTCCGAAGATTCTATACTGTTATTACAGAAaacacaagaagaagaagagagatcgCTAGAAATGATACCTCTTTTAGCAAGAGCCCCTTTAGTCGGTAGCCTATCCATAAAACTCCTCCAACCAAAAGCCTGAATCTTCATCGGAACTTCCATCTTCCAAATTAAACCAAACACCTTATCAAATTCTCCTTCCGGTCCAAACGGTAAATTCCTAGAATTAATAACCTCATAACAACTTTTAATAGAGAAAACACCCGCCGAGTCCACTTGCCAACTGTACCTATCCTTCTTATTTCCATTGCAAGAAAACTCACCCACCACCGCATACAGTTGACCCCCCAAAACCTGCACCTCGCGAGAATTAGGCGTAAGCTGAACCGCTTCGTTCCGCTGTATCGAAACAGCATCATCAACGCGCAAAGCGCTGCTGGCAGTCCTAAAGAGCTGTGCTGAAACAGCTTGTCCAGCCAACACAGCCGGCTGCTGCCGCAAAGACCTAAGCTGCTGCTGTAAAATATGGATCCCAAAGTCACCCCAAAACCATGTTCCATTTGTATAACCTCCCATAATAGCAACAGTAACCACCTGCAAAATAGATTCAGAAAACAAGCGAGGAAAAAGCTCCTTAAGCGCTCCCCGACCGGTCCAATTCGAAAGCCAAAAGGATGTTGCCAAACCATTTCCCACCTCACAATTACAGTTACCATTGAAGAAACCTATCGGAGAGATTGAATTCAAAGACAATAAATCCCCCCACCAAGCCGAACCATGTTTATTCCCCTTGACACTATCTCCACCATGAATCACACTAAGGCAAACGTCCCCATATCTCGCTTTCAAAACCCCGTACCATAGAGAATCCGGCCGATTGAtaatcctccacttccatttacaAAGAAGCGCCAAATTAAACTCCTCAATACGTTTTACCCCCAACCCTCCCTTCTCCATCGGAAGGCAAACATCATCCCATCTCATCCAATGGACACACCTCTTCCCTTCCGACCATCCCCAAAGGAAATTGCTTTGGATTTTGCAAATATCTTTAACAACTTTCTTAGGAGCCTTATAAAAGGACAACATGAAAATTGCAAGACTACTAAGAACCGCCTTGACTAGAGTGATCCTTCCCCCGAAACTAAGAAATTTCCCTTTCTAACTTGCCAATCTCTTTCTAATTTTGTTCAATAACGGAATCCAAGTTGAATGTCTTCTAGGATTGCAACCTATTGGTAAGCCTAAGAAAATGAATTCCTTATCTTCCCTCCTACAACC encodes:
- the LOC131626900 gene encoding cyclin-dependent kinase A-2-like, whose product is MGINKLEDLRLQQRDIKTPKLSINQAEFLLRFHRDLERIRIDNDMCFANVIKCIRRSSDETVAIKILTIPQHQQKNGIPSTILNHASILRDLNHPNIVSLLQVLATEKDVYLVFDHVDLNLEKYITNPVLSIHTFERSVLRQALSGLAYLHSHNIVHTDINPFSILFQYNNLGESPIVKLCGICAPKTSFHKAHPSYTAPELLMGSTNYSTAADIWSMGCIFAHIVKRQPLFNDIDMHRVLAEIFCLFGTPTEETWPGVSSICNFIGAFNPPIQPKDLAEEFPSFEPAGLDLLSKMLCLCPNGRISAYEALDHPYLRH